A genomic region of [Eubacterium] eligens ATCC 27750 contains the following coding sequences:
- a CDS encoding YgiQ family radical SAM protein has translation MVKDFLPISREDMKKRGWQQCDFVYICGDAYVDHSSFGMAIITRLLESRGYKVGIIAQPDWKKKESITILGEPRLGFLVSAGNMDSMVNHYTVNKKHRKNDAYSPGGKMGMRPDYATIVYCNLIRQTYKKTPIIIGGIEASLRRMSHYDYWSDKMKHSILIDSGADIISYGMGEHSIVEIAEALEAGIDVKDITYIRGTVYKAKSLDHIYDDYIELPSYDEIAADKKKYAESFYTQYINTDAFSARILVEKVKEKMYVVQNPPAMPLTQMEMDDVYSLPYMRDYHPVYKKMGGIPALSEIKFSLTSNRGCFGGCSFCALTFHQGRIIQTRSHENIIEEAELMTHDPDFKGYIHDVGGPTANFRRTACDKQLSKGACVNKQCLFPKPCKNLVVEHKDYISLLRKLRKIPSVKKVFIRSGIRFDYCMEDSDDTFLRELCENHISGQLRVAPEHISDKVLSRMGKPSRAVYDSFIKRYKRINDKTGKEQFVVPYLMSSHPGSTMKEAIELAEYVRDLGYMPEQVQDFYPTPSTLSTCMYYTGYDPRTMEKVYTPVSHHEKEMQRALIQYKKPENYDLVKEALLANNRNDLIGFGPKCLIPPRKIRSRSNEKSRKR, from the coding sequence ATGGTTAAGGATTTTCTTCCAATTAGCAGAGAAGATATGAAAAAAAGGGGCTGGCAGCAATGCGACTTCGTGTATATATGCGGAGATGCCTATGTTGACCATTCTTCTTTTGGAATGGCTATTATAACAAGGCTATTAGAAAGCCGTGGTTATAAGGTTGGCATTATTGCACAGCCTGACTGGAAAAAGAAAGAATCAATTACAATCCTCGGAGAACCAAGATTAGGATTTCTTGTTTCTGCAGGTAATATGGATTCAATGGTTAATCATTATACAGTCAATAAAAAGCACAGAAAGAATGACGCATATTCGCCTGGTGGCAAAATGGGCATGCGTCCCGATTATGCAACTATTGTATATTGTAATCTTATAAGACAGACATATAAGAAAACACCTATTATTATTGGTGGCATTGAGGCTTCATTAAGAAGAATGTCGCACTATGATTACTGGTCTGATAAGATGAAACATTCAATCCTTATTGATTCGGGTGCAGATATTATCTCTTACGGAATGGGCGAACATTCTATTGTAGAGATAGCAGAGGCGCTTGAAGCCGGAATTGATGTTAAAGACATCACATATATAAGAGGCACTGTATATAAAGCAAAAAGCCTTGACCATATATATGATGATTATATAGAGCTTCCAAGCTATGATGAGATTGCAGCTGATAAGAAGAAATATGCTGAGAGCTTCTATACACAGTACATTAATACTGATGCTTTCAGCGCCAGGATTCTTGTTGAAAAGGTTAAGGAAAAAATGTATGTCGTACAGAATCCTCCGGCGATGCCGCTTACACAGATGGAGATGGACGATGTATATTCACTGCCTTATATGAGAGATTATCACCCTGTATATAAGAAAATGGGTGGTATTCCTGCATTATCAGAGATTAAATTTTCTCTTACAAGCAACAGAGGATGCTTCGGCGGATGTTCATTCTGTGCGCTTACCTTCCATCAGGGACGTATCATACAGACAAGAAGCCATGAAAATATAATAGAAGAAGCCGAATTGATGACACATGACCCCGATTTTAAGGGATATATTCATGATGTTGGCGGCCCTACAGCTAATTTCAGAAGAACAGCCTGTGACAAGCAATTAAGTAAGGGAGCATGTGTCAATAAACAGTGTCTTTTTCCTAAGCCATGTAAGAATCTTGTCGTGGAACACAAGGATTATATAAGCCTTTTAAGAAAGCTTCGTAAGATTCCTTCTGTTAAGAAAGTATTTATAAGGTCAGGCATACGATTTGATTATTGTATGGAAGATTCTGATGATACATTTTTAAGAGAATTGTGTGAGAATCATATTAGCGGACAGCTCCGTGTTGCACCAGAGCATATATCAGATAAGGTTTTATCAAGAATGGGTAAACCTTCAAGAGCGGTGTATGACAGCTTTATTAAACGCTATAAAAGAATTAATGATAAGACAGGAAAAGAGCAGTTTGTAGTGCCATATCTTATGTCCAGCCATCCGGGTTCAACCATGAAAGAGGCTATTGAGCTTGCTGAATATGTGCGTGACTTAGGCTATATGCCAGAACAGGTACAGGATTTTTATCCTACACCGTCAACACTTTCAACATGTATGTATTATACAGGTTATGACCCAAGAACAATGGAAAAGGTATATACACCTGTATCCCATCATGAAAAAGAGATGCAGAGAGCACTTATCCAGTACAAGAAGCCTGAGAATTACGATCTTGTAAAAGAAGCACTTCTTGCCAACAACAGAAATGACCTGATTGGATTTGGTCCAAAATGTCTTATTCCACCTAGAAAAATAAGGAGCAGAAGTAATGAAAAAAGTAGAAAAAGGTGA
- a CDS encoding pseudouridine synthase, whose protein sequence is MLIRLDKYLADMQVGTRSEVKELIRKKRVTVNDNIVTKPESKINTDGDSVNVDGNAVGYHEYEYFMLNKPAGVVSATDDNTCTTVIDLIKNKNRKDLFPVGRLDKDTEGLLIITNDGAMAHDLLSPKKHVDKTYYAKVKGKISDMEVKQFADGLFVDEELTALPAILKVLSYNSDKDYSEIHVTIHEGKFHQVKRMFTAIGSEVLFLKRITFGALPLDESLKTGEYRALTKEEISILQRNQIKR, encoded by the coding sequence ATGCTTATAAGACTTGATAAATATCTTGCAGACATGCAGGTTGGTACACGCAGTGAAGTTAAAGAACTGATAAGAAAAAAGAGAGTCACTGTTAATGACAATATTGTGACAAAGCCTGAATCAAAGATTAATACAGATGGTGATTCTGTAAATGTAGATGGTAATGCTGTGGGCTATCATGAATATGAGTATTTTATGCTTAACAAGCCTGCCGGTGTTGTTTCAGCAACTGATGACAATACATGTACAACAGTGATTGACCTTATTAAAAATAAGAACAGAAAAGACCTTTTTCCTGTAGGAAGACTTGATAAGGACACCGAAGGGCTTCTTATAATTACGAATGATGGTGCTATGGCACATGATCTGCTATCACCTAAAAAGCATGTTGATAAGACTTATTATGCCAAAGTTAAAGGTAAGATAAGTGATATGGAAGTTAAGCAGTTTGCTGATGGACTATTCGTTGATGAAGAGCTGACAGCACTTCCTGCCATATTAAAGGTATTAAGCTATAATTCTGATAAGGATTATTCTGAGATTCATGTAACAATACATGAGGGTAAGTTTCATCAGGTAAAGAGAATGTTTACTGCCATAGGTTCAGAGGTTCTGTTCCTTAAGCGTATAACATTTGGTGCATTACCACTTGATGAAAGCCTAAAAACAGGTGAATACAGAGCACTTACCAAAGAAGAGATATCAATATTACAACGAAACCAAATTAAAAGATAA
- a CDS encoding RsmF rRNA methyltransferase first C-terminal domain-containing protein produces the protein MNLPEKYTESMKMMLGDEYDSYIESFNDKRLYGLRVNNLKISTEDFLKICPFKLEPVPWIENGFYYSEDDKPAKHPYYFAGLYYIQEPSAMTPANVLPIDEGDVVFDMCAAPGGKSTELAAKLNKTGLLITNDISNSRAKALLKNVEVFGVPNLCVLNEDPVGIASRFSGFFDKVLIDAPCSGEGMFRKDNKLIKAWEKNGPEFYSQIQRNIILAGADMLKPGGKLLYSTCTFSKLEDEDSVIHLLTNRPDMHLIDIKPYEGFSHGFDTDEGYHLEKAVRIFPHKMPGEGHFVALFEKDGEDYTSSKRPVSGKTKLPDELKEFMDSTTFEYDPAYINIRDTRVFLTSPYMAEERGLRIIRNGLLLGELKKNRFEPSQAFAMALTNDQFNNCLDLSVSDDRVIRYLKGETIDIDDFNVKSGWTLVCVDGYPLGWGKNANGQLKNKYLAGWRWM, from the coding sequence GTGAATTTACCAGAGAAATATACAGAATCAATGAAAATGATGTTAGGTGATGAATATGACAGCTATATAGAAAGCTTTAATGATAAGAGATTATATGGACTGCGTGTCAATAACCTTAAAATTTCAACAGAGGATTTCCTTAAGATATGTCCGTTTAAGTTAGAACCTGTTCCTTGGATTGAGAACGGATTCTATTATTCAGAAGATGACAAGCCTGCTAAACACCCATATTATTTTGCAGGCTTATATTATATTCAGGAGCCAAGTGCCATGACACCGGCAAATGTTCTTCCTATTGATGAGGGAGATGTTGTGTTCGATATGTGTGCAGCTCCCGGAGGCAAGTCAACAGAGCTTGCAGCCAAATTAAACAAAACAGGACTACTTATAACCAATGATATAAGCAATTCGCGTGCCAAAGCACTTCTTAAGAATGTTGAAGTATTCGGTGTTCCTAATCTGTGCGTCCTTAATGAAGACCCTGTGGGTATAGCTTCAAGATTCTCAGGATTCTTTGACAAAGTACTTATTGATGCTCCATGCTCAGGTGAAGGAATGTTCAGAAAAGACAATAAGCTTATCAAAGCATGGGAAAAGAATGGTCCTGAGTTCTATTCGCAGATTCAGAGGAATATCATTCTTGCCGGTGCTGACATGTTAAAACCGGGCGGTAAATTATTATATTCTACATGCACATTTTCAAAGCTGGAGGATGAAGATTCAGTAATACATCTTCTTACCAACAGACCTGATATGCACCTTATAGATATCAAGCCATATGAAGGCTTCTCACACGGCTTTGATACTGATGAAGGATATCATCTTGAGAAGGCTGTCAGAATATTTCCTCATAAGATGCCTGGAGAAGGACATTTTGTGGCATTATTTGAGAAAGACGGCGAAGATTATACATCTTCTAAAAGACCTGTATCAGGAAAGACAAAGCTTCCTGATGAATTAAAGGAGTTCATGGACAGCACAACATTTGAATATGACCCTGCTTATATCAATATAAGAGATACAAGGGTCTTTCTTACATCTCCTTATATGGCAGAGGAACGCGGTTTAAGAATTATAAGAAATGGTCTGCTGCTAGGTGAACTTAAGAAGAACCGTTTTGAACCGAGTCAGGCATTTGCAATGGCACTTACTAATGATCAGTTTAATAACTGTCTTGACCTTTCTGTTTCAGATGACAGAGTAATCAGATATCTTAAAGGAGAGACTATCGATATTGATGATTTTAATGTCAAATCTGGCTGGACACTTGTATGTGTTGATGGCTATCCACTTGGATGGGGCAAGAACGCTAACGGACAGTTAAAAAATAAATATCTTGCAGGCTGGAGATGGATGTAA
- a CDS encoding GTP pyrophosphokinase: MEIQMWKEILTPYDLAVEELQVKFNHIIKEYRQAGVYSPIEQVLGRVKSISSIIEKAQRRGIDIDKIQENLFDIAGIRLICQFTEDIYTVVRLIKKRKDMTVISEKDYIKNIKDSGYRSYHLIVHYEVETVKGTTIIPVEIQIRTLGMNFWAIIEHSLQYKYDGEIPAHVKERLNAASDALITLDNEMSSIHDEIINSQTYFMVKANIVSDILSTIQNLYKVANKQVVIKIQDEFYEIFEKGDVNELSRFSRQLDIIAEDYRAQSVQ; this comes from the coding sequence ATGGAAATTCAGATGTGGAAGGAAATTCTTACACCTTACGATCTTGCGGTGGAAGAACTTCAGGTTAAATTTAATCATATAATTAAAGAGTATCGTCAGGCTGGCGTGTATTCACCGATAGAACAGGTTTTAGGAAGGGTTAAAAGCATTTCCAGTATAATTGAAAAGGCACAGAGACGAGGAATTGATATTGATAAAATACAGGAAAACCTTTTTGATATTGCAGGAATCAGACTTATATGCCAGTTTACAGAAGATATATATACAGTCGTGAGGCTTATCAAGAAACGAAAAGACATGACTGTAATAAGTGAGAAGGATTATATTAAGAATATTAAAGACAGTGGTTATAGAAGTTATCACCTTATAGTCCATTATGAAGTTGAGACAGTGAAAGGTACTACTATTATACCTGTGGAGATTCAGATAAGAACTCTTGGCATGAATTTCTGGGCAATTATTGAACATTCGCTTCAATACAAATATGATGGTGAAATTCCTGCACATGTGAAAGAAAGACTAAATGCGGCATCAGATGCACTTATAACACTTGATAACGAAATGTCATCTATCCATGATGAAATTATTAATTCCCAGACCTACTTTATGGTTAAGGCAAATATTGTTTCAGATATATTAAGTACAATCCAGAATCTGTACAAGGTTGCCAATAAGCAGGTTGTTATAAAAATCCAGGATGAATTCTATGAAATATTTGAAAAAGGCGATGTTAATGAACTTTCAAGATTTTCACGCCAGTTGGATATAATTGCTGAGGATTACCGGGCACAGTCAGTGCAGTAA
- a CDS encoding spermidine/putrescine ABC transporter permease, whose amino-acid sequence MISILLLLLFIFSALSVPVCEGVISGLYLFGIKVFPGLFISFILTGMLVRILEYKGTKSIVILVLAGIMTGFPNGAYICSWYKKNNPDSRFTDRLAGLINIPSPAFLISYVYINILERKISLVIFLLVTYIPVILCSIILLLKYNHKQRNEKNLSQNLNFRKLFKIFEESVNASVETTLKLGVYIILFSVIISIMQCIPIKGFINKMLAGSLEISNGLCIIKQSDLPYIFRLSAIVFLDAFGGICTIMQTKCVCGQYISIKKYICQKMILCIVTQIILILTYVLKLI is encoded by the coding sequence ATGATAAGCATACTATTATTACTTCTGTTTATTTTTTCGGCATTGTCAGTTCCTGTATGTGAGGGTGTGATATCAGGTCTGTATCTTTTCGGAATAAAAGTATTTCCGGGTTTATTTATTTCATTTATATTAACAGGCATGCTTGTAAGAATACTGGAATATAAAGGAACAAAAAGTATTGTAATACTTGTACTTGCAGGTATAATGACAGGATTTCCCAATGGAGCATATATATGTTCGTGGTACAAAAAAAATAATCCGGACAGCAGGTTTACGGACAGGCTGGCAGGTCTGATTAACATTCCAAGCCCGGCGTTTCTTATAAGTTATGTATATATTAATATTCTTGAAAGGAAAATAAGTTTAGTAATATTTCTTCTTGTTACATATATTCCTGTTATTTTATGTTCTATCATTTTATTATTGAAATATAATCATAAGCAGCGCAATGAAAAAAATCTGTCACAGAATCTGAATTTCAGGAAATTATTTAAAATATTTGAAGAATCAGTAAATGCATCTGTTGAAACCACTCTTAAACTTGGCGTATATATTATACTTTTTTCCGTAATAATAAGTATAATGCAATGTATCCCGATAAAAGGTTTTATAAATAAAATGTTGGCAGGCTCATTAGAAATATCAAATGGACTCTGCATAATAAAACAGTCAGATTTACCATATATATTTAGGCTTTCAGCTATTGTTTTTCTTGATGCATTTGGCGGAATATGCACAATAATGCAGACAAAATGTGTATGTGGCCAATACATAAGCATAAAAAAATACATATGTCAGAAAATGATTCTATGTATTGTAACACAGATAATATTGATTCTGACATATGTATTAAAATTAATATAA
- a CDS encoding ATP synthase subunit B family protein — protein MSRIEQLISDIESYIDNCKYYPLSNVKIIVNKEQLEDMLTELRLKTPDEVKKYQKILSNKDAILADAKEQADAIINAAQIQTEELINEHEIMQRAYAQANELIEQATAQAQTILDNATEEANSIRYGAMQYTDDMLAKLQYIIEHSIKDNKEKYDSLLSGLENVLSVVNNNRNELSGIEENSTEESADTDASNETDSQSDDEE, from the coding sequence ATGAGTAGAATTGAGCAATTAATAAGTGATATTGAGAGTTATATAGATAATTGTAAATATTATCCATTATCTAATGTTAAAATTATTGTTAATAAAGAACAATTAGAAGACATGCTTACTGAGTTAAGATTAAAAACTCCTGATGAGGTAAAGAAATATCAGAAAATATTAAGTAATAAAGATGCCATCCTTGCAGATGCAAAGGAACAGGCGGATGCAATTATCAATGCTGCTCAGATTCAGACAGAAGAACTTATTAATGAGCATGAAATTATGCAGAGAGCCTATGCTCAGGCTAACGAACTTATTGAACAGGCAACTGCTCAGGCACAGACAATCCTGGATAACGCTACAGAGGAAGCCAACAGCATCAGATATGGAGCAATGCAGTATACAGATGACATGCTGGCTAAGCTTCAGTATATTATAGAACATTCAATAAAAGACAATAAAGAAAAATATGATTCACTTCTTTCAGGTCTTGAAAATGTTCTTTCTGTCGTTAATAATAACAGAAATGAACTTAGTGGAATAGAAGAAAACAGTACAGAAGAATCTGCTGATACTGACGCTTCTAACGAAACTGATTCACAATCAGATGATGAAGAATAA
- the coaD gene encoding pantetheine-phosphate adenylyltransferase — translation MKKAIYPGSFDPVTLGHLDIIRRSASLVDHLIVGVLNNSTKTPLFSVEERVNMLREVTKDLSNVEVLSFSGLLVDFAAEHNVSVIIRGLRAVTDFEYELAMSQTNRVAAPGIDTIFLTTSLKYAYLSSSIVKEMAMYGGDIHKFVPEEIIDRVYEKYGIKQ, via the coding sequence GTGAAGAAAGCAATTTATCCAGGAAGCTTTGACCCGGTAACATTAGGACATTTGGATATAATAAGGCGTTCAGCAAGTCTTGTCGATCATTTAATAGTTGGTGTACTTAATAACAGTACCAAAACACCATTGTTTTCAGTAGAAGAGCGTGTTAATATGTTAAGGGAAGTCACTAAGGACTTGTCTAATGTTGAAGTATTAAGCTTCAGTGGTCTTTTGGTTGATTTCGCTGCAGAACATAATGTATCTGTTATTATAAGGGGATTAAGAGCTGTTACTGATTTTGAATATGAACTTGCCATGTCACAGACAAACAGAGTTGCAGCTCCTGGAATTGACACTATATTCCTTACAACAAGCCTGAAATATGCTTACTTAAGTTCAAGTATTGTAAAGGAAATGGCTATGTATGGGGGAGATATTCATAAGTTCGTTCCAGAAGAGATAATTGACAGAGTATATGAAAAATATGGGATTAAGCAATAA
- the rsmD gene encoding 16S rRNA (guanine(966)-N(2))-methyltransferase RsmD codes for MGKGIINMRVIAGTARSLPLKAAEGDNTRPTTDRIKETLFNMLQSDIAGCRFLDLYAGSGAIGIEALSRGAKEAVLVENARAALAVIKDNLAFTKLDSKAVIMEQDVLSAINRLAGKGVFDIIFMDPPYGKDYEYDVLNALSHSDIIDKYTIIIIEEALHVPLDYINECGFETIKVKNYKTNKHIFIRLKESE; via the coding sequence ATAGGAAAAGGAATTATTAATATGAGAGTAATAGCCGGTACAGCCCGCAGTCTGCCTCTTAAAGCAGCAGAGGGGGACAACACAAGACCTACTACAGATAGAATTAAAGAAACTCTTTTTAATATGTTACAGTCAGATATTGCTGGATGTAGATTTCTTGATTTATACGCAGGAAGCGGTGCTATTGGCATTGAAGCATTAAGCCGCGGTGCTAAAGAAGCCGTTCTCGTCGAAAATGCAAGAGCAGCATTAGCTGTTATTAAAGACAATCTTGCATTTACAAAGCTTGATTCAAAAGCTGTTATAATGGAACAGGATGTTTTATCAGCTATAAACAGACTTGCAGGAAAAGGAGTATTTGACATTATATTTATGGATCCTCCATATGGGAAAGATTACGAATATGATGTTTTAAATGCATTATCACATTCAGATATAATTGATAAATATACAATAATCATAATAGAGGAAGCTCTGCATGTTCCTTTAGATTATATTAATGAGTGTGGTTTTGAGACAATAAAAGTCAAAAATTATAAAACAAACAAGCACATATTTATAAGACTAAAGGAGAGTGAATAA
- a CDS encoding LuxR C-terminal-related transcriptional regulator, with protein sequence MAHIRNLTNRAYISNSLKESLGRFEMYRYSFIYAPTGYGKSKVCKTFFKNYSGYTVLWIDADSSRDIFWENLCNAIKILNPSFAESFKKIGFPDSPEDVNAIINILSIMNSDKSSALLIIDNFDNILDDNICKIFASSYSSTAIGFKYIFILRKITSQNIINLISKDEALGIGKNELSFSLEDIEDYFRLNEVILDKETAKTIYETTSGWPYVVHLCAEAHKNGMVEFVNDKCNTFIENNIWLELNHDEREFLSDMGVFSSFTLNQCIKQTLLKEKECLDMLNGIAFVDYNEHTRKYSFNPMFKRFIEQMLKEKPAKELRNITLRAARTNLEAGNYFEAMKLFSQSKEYSEIYQCTCDFVHIYPFVIKQNKDVFSDIANHYWNVEKNGQYTFSIIICFSMLLFNEKHMVETLLSDIGNDINNDSILNESQKILYLAELQYIKAYTGYNDFNKMREAFNIIPTLSKSPVNIIANGFPFNFECPSVMMLYHRQAGALDEEINALEKCAPDYYRITNGHGKGFEAVMKADALYNRGDFDSAEILCQKTIYMADSRNQYGIYIAACYILANISLYRGLNDQYKENMNKIEQAARKDDNKTGSLVKLADICNACMLSNIEHQDEIAAWLKDQKKIEDTVSFYSLSFVNVLFGKYLILNGEYHHFLGISGQLLGLNNLFSYVLPQIYTYIYLAVANYQTGETEKAHKFLLEAIKLAEPDNIYMPFVHNYSLISDLIAETVVSRDFSSFIKHIVKISKNYEKGIKSIKKAGHVLADYGLTVREADVAKLAAQRLSNKEIAAQLFIAESTVKSNMKVIFNKLQINSRAELKNFFE encoded by the coding sequence ATGGCTCATATCCGTAATTTAACTAACAGGGCATATATATCCAACAGTCTGAAAGAATCACTTGGCCGTTTTGAGATGTACAGATATAGTTTTATATATGCACCAACAGGCTACGGAAAATCCAAAGTCTGCAAAACTTTTTTTAAGAATTATTCAGGTTACACCGTTCTTTGGATAGATGCAGATAGTTCGCGGGATATATTCTGGGAGAACTTATGCAATGCAATAAAGATTCTTAACCCATCTTTTGCTGAATCCTTTAAGAAAATAGGCTTTCCTGATTCTCCGGAAGATGTAAATGCGATTATTAATATCCTTTCAATTATGAATTCTGACAAATCTTCAGCTCTGCTTATAATTGATAATTTTGATAATATACTGGATGATAATATATGTAAAATATTTGCATCTTCATATTCATCAACTGCTATTGGTTTTAAGTATATATTTATATTAAGGAAAATCACAAGCCAGAATATAATTAACCTGATATCAAAGGATGAAGCATTAGGCATTGGAAAAAATGAACTCTCATTTTCTCTTGAAGATATAGAAGATTATTTCCGTCTTAATGAAGTTATTCTTGATAAAGAAACTGCCAAAACAATATATGAAACAACATCAGGATGGCCTTATGTTGTACATTTATGTGCGGAAGCTCATAAGAATGGAATGGTAGAATTTGTAAACGATAAATGCAATACATTCATTGAAAATAATATATGGCTGGAATTAAACCATGATGAAAGAGAATTTTTGTCAGATATGGGTGTATTCAGTTCTTTCACATTAAACCAATGTATTAAACAGACACTGTTAAAAGAAAAAGAATGTCTTGATATGCTTAATGGTATTGCATTTGTTGATTATAATGAGCATACTCGAAAATACAGTTTTAATCCTATGTTCAAAAGATTTATTGAACAGATGCTCAAAGAAAAGCCTGCTAAAGAATTAAGAAATATTACTCTGCGTGCTGCAAGAACTAATCTTGAGGCTGGCAATTATTTTGAGGCAATGAAACTTTTCAGTCAGTCTAAGGAATATAGTGAAATATATCAGTGCACTTGCGATTTTGTGCATATATATCCTTTTGTTATCAAACAGAATAAGGATGTTTTTTCTGATATTGCCAACCATTACTGGAATGTCGAAAAGAATGGTCAGTACACATTTTCAATTATAATATGTTTTTCTATGCTTTTATTTAATGAAAAGCATATGGTTGAAACACTTCTTTCAGATATAGGCAATGACATTAACAATGATTCGATTCTTAATGAGAGCCAGAAAATTTTATATCTTGCAGAGCTCCAATATATTAAAGCATATACGGGATATAATGATTTTAATAAAATGAGAGAGGCGTTCAATATTATTCCGACTCTTTCAAAATCACCTGTTAATATAATTGCCAATGGTTTTCCGTTTAATTTTGAGTGCCCTTCGGTTATGATGTTATATCACAGACAGGCTGGTGCACTTGATGAAGAGATAAATGCATTAGAGAAGTGTGCGCCTGATTATTACCGCATAACAAATGGGCATGGAAAAGGCTTTGAAGCTGTTATGAAAGCAGATGCTTTATATAATAGAGGCGATTTTGACAGTGCTGAAATATTATGCCAGAAAACAATCTATATGGCTGACAGCCGTAACCAGTATGGTATATATATTGCAGCCTGTTATATTTTAGCAAATATCTCTTTATACAGAGGTCTTAACGATCAATATAAAGAAAACATGAACAAAATTGAACAGGCTGCAAGAAAAGATGATAATAAAACCGGTTCTCTTGTCAAGCTTGCAGATATATGTAATGCATGTATGCTCAGTAATATAGAACATCAGGATGAAATTGCCGCATGGCTTAAAGATCAGAAAAAAATTGAAGATACTGTCAGTTTTTATTCACTCAGCTTTGTAAATGTACTGTTTGGTAAATACCTTATTCTTAATGGTGAATATCATCATTTCTTAGGAATAAGCGGACAGTTATTAGGGCTGAACAACCTTTTTTCATATGTTCTACCACAGATTTACACATATATATATCTTGCTGTTGCTAACTATCAAACAGGTGAAACTGAAAAAGCACATAAGTTTTTATTAGAAGCAATAAAACTTGCCGAGCCGGACAATATATATATGCCTTTCGTACATAATTACAGCTTAATATCTGATCTTATTGCAGAAACAGTTGTAAGCCGTGATTTTTCAAGCTTTATAAAACACATAGTAAAAATTTCAAAAAATTATGAAAAGGGTATTAAAAGCATAAAAAAAGCAGGTCATGTACTTGCTGATTATGGACTTACAGTAAGAGAAGCTGATGTTGCCAAGCTTGCAGCGCAACGGCTTTCTAACAAAGAAATTGCAGCTCAGTTATTCATTGCAGAAAGCACTGTCAAATCTAATATGAAGGTTATATTTAATAAGCTGCAAATCAATTCACGCGCTGAATTAAAGAATTTTTTCGAATAA